Proteins encoded together in one Abyssisolibacter fermentans window:
- the ftsX gene encoding permease-like cell division protein FtsX codes for MVFRSLGRTIREGFKGVYRNRLMSVASVCSVSSVLIILGIIMIIILNINNGTTMIKDKFDQVQVYLEDEIVGERLKNLQENIEKIDGVKRIEFLSKEEGLALEKERYKDESFILEGLENEGNPLPNKYIVYLKDIKYASNVVESINKLEGISDIKYYKDIIDRMLYISELVRVCGLVIIGILMIISIFIITNTIRITVAARKREISIMKYVGATNGFIRGPFIMEGIILGVIASGVSTLIINGAYKYIFKVANEKLYIFLTMYIIPPFKLFNDIVIIFTAIGIGIGVLGSIISLRKFLKV; via the coding sequence ATGGTATTTAGATCTTTAGGAAGGACTATTAGAGAAGGCTTTAAAGGTGTGTACAGAAATAGATTAATGAGTGTTGCATCAGTATGTTCAGTTTCATCTGTCTTAATTATATTAGGGATTATCATGATTATAATATTGAATATTAACAATGGTACAACTATGATTAAGGATAAATTTGACCAAGTTCAAGTGTATTTAGAAGATGAAATAGTAGGGGAAAGATTAAAAAATTTACAAGAGAATATAGAAAAAATTGATGGAGTTAAAAGAATTGAATTTTTATCAAAAGAAGAAGGATTGGCATTAGAAAAAGAAAGATATAAGGATGAAAGTTTTATCTTGGAGGGTTTAGAGAATGAAGGCAATCCATTGCCAAATAAATATATAGTATATTTAAAAGATATTAAGTATGCTAGCAATGTAGTAGAAAGTATAAATAAATTAGAAGGTATTAGTGATATTAAATACTACAAAGACATAATAGACAGAATGCTCTATATATCAGAATTAGTAAGAGTATGTGGTTTGGTTATTATAGGTATACTTATGATAATTTCAATATTTATAATTACGAATACAATAAGAATTACCGTTGCTGCTAGAAAGCGTGAAATAAGTATTATGAAATATGTAGGAGCAACTAATGGATTTATAAGAGGACCATTTATAATGGAAGGTATTATACTTGGTGTAATCGCTTCAGGGGTATCTACATTAATAATAAATGGTGCCTACAAATATATATTTAAAGTTGCTAACGAAAAATTATATATATTTTTAACAATGTATATAATTCCACCATTTAAATTATTTAACGATATTGTGATTATATTTACAGCAATAGGTATTGGTATAGGAGTACTAGGTAGTATTATTTCTTTAAGAAAGTTCTTAAAAGTGTAA